The Natronogracilivirga saccharolytica genome includes a window with the following:
- a CDS encoding AGE family epimerase/isomerase, whose amino-acid sequence MTKDNIAAYRRQFENELFTHVVPFWEKHSPDRENGGYFNCLDRDGTVYDTRKHIWLQGRQAWMFSTLYRTVDRKQEWLDLAESGVRFLRDHARRYDGRVYFSMTADGKPVYMQRKIFSECFYTMAMAGYGHATGESPYLNEARRQLEKVWDWSKDLSKVGRPLYDGETPAQALAIPMILLNLIEEVTLGESGEYDEEIRECIRRMLLHVHKERQLVFETVAPDGSFIDNPDGRFLNPGHAIEAGWFLQHWARRLGDDELSQTAADMVRWSFRNGWDQEHGGIYYFLDSEGYSPVPLEWSMKLWWPHCEAMYAHLLNFRLFSDKADWQAFSQVTDYTFSHFPDHKLGEWYGYLDRYGHVTHRFKGGPYKGCFHVPRALLLCWQTLKEMETASG is encoded by the coding sequence ATGACAAAGGATAATATCGCAGCGTACCGCAGACAGTTTGAAAACGAACTCTTCACTCATGTCGTCCCGTTCTGGGAAAAACACTCGCCGGACCGTGAAAATGGAGGATATTTCAACTGTCTTGACCGGGACGGCACGGTCTACGATACCAGAAAACATATCTGGCTGCAGGGGCGGCAGGCCTGGATGTTCAGCACGCTCTACCGTACCGTGGACCGGAAGCAGGAATGGCTGGATCTTGCGGAGTCGGGTGTCCGTTTCCTGCGGGATCACGCCAGGCGCTACGACGGCAGAGTTTACTTTTCGATGACGGCTGATGGCAAGCCGGTCTACATGCAGCGTAAAATTTTCTCAGAGTGCTTTTATACCATGGCCATGGCCGGTTACGGACATGCCACAGGAGAGTCCCCCTATCTCAATGAGGCCCGCAGGCAGCTGGAAAAAGTCTGGGACTGGTCGAAGGATCTCAGCAAGGTCGGGCGGCCGCTTTATGACGGCGAAACTCCGGCACAGGCGCTTGCCATTCCGATGATACTGCTGAACCTGATCGAGGAGGTGACGCTCGGCGAAAGCGGTGAATACGATGAGGAGATCAGAGAGTGCATCCGGCGTATGCTGCTGCATGTTCATAAAGAGCGGCAGCTGGTTTTTGAAACGGTTGCTCCCGACGGAAGCTTTATCGACAATCCTGACGGCCGTTTCCTGAATCCGGGGCATGCCATTGAGGCAGGCTGGTTCCTTCAGCACTGGGCGCGGCGGCTCGGTGATGACGAGCTGTCACAAACGGCAGCCGACATGGTCCGCTGGTCGTTCCGTAACGGATGGGACCAGGAGCATGGAGGTATCTATTATTTTCTGGATTCTGAGGGGTATTCGCCGGTGCCTCTGGAGTGGTCTATGAAACTGTGGTGGCCCCATTGTGAAGCAATGTATGCCCATCTGCTGAACTTCAGGCTTTTCAGCGACAAGGCGGACTGGCAGGCATTCAGTCAGGTCACCGATTATACCTTTTCCCACTTCCCGGATCACAAGTTAGGGGAATGGTACGGCTATCTGGACCGTTACGGGCATGTTACACACAGATTCAAAGGAGGACCCTACAAAGGCTGTTTTCATGTTCCGCGCGCATTGCTGCTGTGCTGGCAAACGCTGAAAGAGATGGAAACGGCGTCCGGGTAG
- a CDS encoding PfkB family carbohydrate kinase, whose translation MSVLVVGSVAYDGIEAPTGKVDRTLGGSATYISLASRYFANPVRLVGTVGYDFEESDKKLFRDKGIDLEGFKVDEDGKTFFWQGRYHENMNSRDTLDTQLNVFEHFDPVIPEVYRGSRIVCLGNIDPSLQLKVLDQVRQPKLTICDTMNFWISGAREALEETISRVDVLIINDEEAREITGESNLVKCAKMIRKKGVKYLIIKKGEHGAHLYSDQEVFAAPAYPMSQITDPTGAGDTFMGGFAGWLSFSDRINEENLRRAVVYGSVMASFCVEKFGADRLRELTRFDIDRRYDAFRKLSVIPPRI comes from the coding sequence ATGAGTGTACTTGTAGTAGGATCCGTGGCATACGACGGCATTGAAGCACCCACCGGCAAAGTTGACCGGACCCTCGGCGGTTCGGCAACGTATATTTCCCTGGCATCACGTTATTTTGCCAATCCGGTACGGCTGGTCGGCACGGTAGGGTATGACTTTGAAGAAAGCGATAAAAAGCTGTTCAGGGACAAGGGGATTGACCTGGAGGGGTTCAAAGTTGATGAAGACGGCAAAACGTTTTTCTGGCAGGGCCGCTACCATGAGAATATGAACAGCCGGGACACACTCGATACCCAGCTGAATGTATTTGAACATTTCGATCCCGTCATTCCGGAAGTATACCGCGGAAGCCGCATCGTCTGTCTTGGCAACATCGACCCGTCACTGCAGCTGAAAGTGCTTGACCAGGTGCGCCAGCCCAAGCTGACCATCTGTGATACCATGAACTTCTGGATTTCCGGTGCCCGTGAGGCTCTGGAAGAGACGATTTCGCGTGTGGATGTACTCATCATCAACGATGAAGAAGCCAGGGAGATCACCGGTGAATCGAACCTCGTCAAGTGTGCCAAGATGATCAGAAAAAAAGGGGTGAAATACCTGATCATCAAAAAAGGAGAACACGGCGCCCATCTCTACTCCGATCAGGAGGTTTTTGCCGCACCGGCCTATCCGATGTCGCAGATCACTGATCCCACCGGCGCCGGAGATACATTCATGGGCGGCTTTGCCGGATGGCTTTCGTTCAGCGATCGCATCAATGAGGAAAATCTGCGCCGAGCGGTCGTCTACGGTTCGGTCATGGCCAGCTTCTGTGTCGAAAAATTCGGGGCAGACCGGCTGCGCGAACTGACACGGTTCGACATCGACCGCCGTTATGATGCGTTTCGCAAACTAAGTGTCATTCCGCCGAGGATCTGA
- the rdgB gene encoding RdgB/HAM1 family non-canonical purine NTP pyrophosphatase, with the protein MTFAVRKNTLVLATGNPDKVAEIDALLRDKGWIVRPLKDLAGSVDIDETGTTLQENAAIKARFVHKLTGKPALADDTGLEVDALDGHPGVYSARYAGPEATASDNRKKLLDELGDVTDPQSRKARFRTVIAFVDDSGEEFFEGVCEGHITTGERGDGGFGYDPVFQPDHPAGGNLTFAEMDADTKNRISHRGKALQNFLKRFP; encoded by the coding sequence ATGACATTCGCTGTACGCAAAAATACGCTGGTGCTGGCAACCGGCAATCCCGACAAAGTCGCTGAAATTGATGCTCTGCTCAGGGACAAAGGCTGGATCGTCCGCCCGTTGAAAGACCTCGCGGGAAGTGTGGATATCGACGAAACCGGAACCACACTTCAGGAAAATGCAGCGATTAAGGCGCGCTTTGTGCACAAACTGACGGGCAAACCCGCACTGGCTGATGACACCGGCCTGGAGGTAGATGCCCTTGACGGGCATCCCGGAGTTTACTCCGCACGCTATGCGGGTCCGGAAGCCACTGCATCAGACAACAGGAAAAAATTGCTGGATGAGCTTGGCGATGTTACCGATCCGCAGTCACGCAAGGCCCGGTTCCGCACGGTGATTGCCTTTGTCGATGATTCGGGCGAGGAGTTTTTCGAAGGCGTATGCGAGGGGCATATTACCACCGGAGAGCGGGGCGACGGAGGATTCGGCTATGACCCTGTTTTTCAGCCCGATCATCCGGCCGGCGGCAATTTGACCTTCGCCGAAATGGATGCAGACACGAAAAACAGGATCAGTCACCGGGGAAAGGCGCTTCAGAATTTTCTTAAACGATTTCCTTGA
- a CDS encoding T9SS type A sorting domain-containing protein → MIRNLTPSKLFTLCLAVIFSFSLSVQAQNVTDDFELIDPEWSTAPADEEFLYDLDEDGEPAYVNQGGTYNPGTGNVLIPTVMDGDPQVAVLDGDNGEFIDYLPMTEDVAGGDVTLELIEMAATEDGQIFGINQVMEAEIRIYHWEDESADPEVVYNEAHDMPDESGEWAQWGQGLDVHMTDNGLRALVSGFQNSGILVLEWDDGAFTMADKLETGDQGLGGGFGTIPGDDDRVWTNGPNTQAALFNLENNEVEATVDEAIINLDHYDLDYIETEEGNFILTGPRYPDTPFSVVDVTDPDDPFLRHMVIFEADQAVENIQLTGFVNFTNDGNAVVMSSNNPVMHFELGIGGVETSGEQPERDFAKSISLDQNYPNPFNPTTTITYTLEAPADVSLDVYSVTGEHITTLQQGMQDAGSHQIEFDAGQLSSGSYIYQLQAGEQVLTRTMMLVK, encoded by the coding sequence ATGATACGAAATCTTACACCCTCTAAACTTTTCACTCTGTGCCTTGCTGTCATTTTCAGTTTTTCGCTGTCGGTGCAGGCACAAAATGTAACCGATGATTTTGAACTGATCGACCCGGAATGGAGCACTGCCCCGGCCGATGAGGAGTTCCTGTACGACCTTGATGAAGACGGTGAGCCGGCTTATGTCAATCAGGGCGGAACGTACAACCCGGGCACCGGAAATGTACTTATTCCGACAGTCATGGACGGCGATCCCCAGGTAGCCGTTCTGGATGGTGACAACGGGGAGTTCATCGACTATCTGCCGATGACCGAAGATGTTGCCGGCGGTGATGTGACATTGGAGCTGATTGAAATGGCCGCTACCGAAGATGGTCAGATTTTTGGCATCAACCAGGTCATGGAAGCCGAAATCCGCATCTACCACTGGGAAGATGAGTCGGCTGACCCCGAAGTGGTATACAATGAAGCTCATGACATGCCGGATGAATCCGGTGAATGGGCTCAATGGGGACAGGGTCTGGACGTCCACATGACCGATAACGGACTCCGCGCCCTGGTATCCGGTTTCCAGAACTCCGGAATTCTCGTTCTGGAATGGGATGACGGTGCGTTTACGATGGCCGACAAGCTTGAAACCGGCGATCAGGGTCTTGGCGGTGGATTTGGAACCATCCCCGGTGATGATGACCGTGTCTGGACCAACGGTCCCAACACGCAGGCTGCCCTGTTCAACCTGGAAAACAATGAAGTAGAGGCAACGGTGGATGAAGCCATCATCAACCTGGACCACTACGACCTCGACTACATTGAGACCGAAGAGGGTAATTTCATCCTGACCGGACCGCGTTATCCGGACACTCCGTTCTCCGTTGTTGATGTCACCGATCCGGATGACCCCTTCCTGCGCCATATGGTCATTTTTGAGGCAGATCAGGCGGTGGAAAATATTCAGCTGACCGGATTTGTCAATTTCACTAACGATGGCAATGCCGTGGTCATGTCCTCAAACAACCCGGTCATGCATTTTGAGCTGGGTATCGGGGGTGTGGAGACATCCGGCGAACAACCGGAACGGGACTTTGCGAAAAGCATTTCCCTCGATCAGAACTACCCCAACCCGTTCAACCCGACCACTACCATTACCTACACTCTTGAGGCACCTGCCGATGTGAGTCTGGATGTGTATAGCGTAACGGGGGAACATATCACAACGCTTCAGCAGGGAATGCAGGATGCCGGATCCCATCAGATCGAATTTGATGCCGGACAGCTTTCCAGCGGAAGCTATATCTACCAGCTTCAGGCAGGCGAACAGGTGCTGACGCGTACCATGATGCTTGTCAAATAA
- the nagB gene encoding glucosamine-6-phosphate deaminase yields MSELLANRELQQYEKIATRVFNKPEESSELIAREIADMIKKRQQEDRHIVLGLATGSTPKEVYAELIKLHKEEGLSFSNVITFNLDEYYPMDPGQAQSYVRFMDEKLFDHIDIDKNNVHIPDGTIDREDVFDYCQEYEKKIREAGGIDIQLLGIGRTGHIGFNEPGSSRESHTRLVTLDKATRIDAASDFFEERFVPRNAITMGVATILDARRIILMAYGAGKASIIQRTVEGDVSESVPATFLQDHPNTTIFLDKSASSELTRFKNPWLVGSVDWDDRMIRSGVVWLCQKLDKPILKLTDEDYTENGLGELVTEHGPAYNINIKIFNEVQHTITGWPGGKPNADDSNRPERAAPFPKRVLVFSPHPDDDVISMGGTFLRLIDQGHEVHVAYQTSGNIAVLDEDAVRFADFVRVYAKEFDLKGEEAEKIFRKIQDFLKTKRPGDVDIPELRQIKGLVRQAEARAAAHFCGLPDEQIHFQNLPFYETGQVQKSPLGEDDIALTKALLDKVKPHQVYAAGDLADPHGTHKVCLDAVMESIRRSSDKSWYKDCFVWLYRGAWHEWDIDQIEMAVPISPDELARKRRAIFKHQSQKDNVAFPGSDKREFWQRAEDRNRGTAELYDKLGMAEYEAIEAFVRWIPGIKEIV; encoded by the coding sequence ATGTCCGAGTTATTAGCCAACAGAGAACTTCAGCAATACGAAAAGATTGCAACGAGGGTTTTCAACAAACCCGAAGAATCATCCGAACTGATCGCCCGCGAAATTGCGGATATGATCAAAAAAAGGCAGCAGGAAGACCGCCATATTGTGCTGGGACTGGCCACGGGATCAACCCCGAAAGAAGTGTATGCCGAACTGATCAAGCTGCACAAGGAAGAGGGCCTGAGCTTTTCAAACGTCATCACGTTCAATCTCGATGAGTATTACCCGATGGATCCCGGACAGGCGCAGAGTTATGTGCGTTTTATGGACGAGAAGCTTTTTGACCATATCGACATCGATAAAAACAATGTGCACATACCTGACGGCACGATTGACCGGGAGGATGTCTTCGATTACTGCCAGGAGTACGAGAAAAAAATCCGGGAAGCCGGCGGGATCGACATTCAGCTGCTGGGCATCGGGCGTACCGGACACATCGGATTCAATGAGCCGGGATCATCCCGTGAGTCCCACACACGCCTGGTTACTCTGGACAAGGCTACCCGGATTGATGCTGCAAGTGACTTTTTTGAAGAGCGCTTTGTGCCCCGCAACGCCATCACCATGGGCGTCGCCACCATCCTTGACGCCCGCAGAATCATTCTGATGGCATACGGTGCCGGTAAAGCATCAATCATTCAGCGGACGGTTGAGGGTGATGTTTCCGAATCCGTGCCGGCAACATTCCTCCAGGACCATCCCAATACAACCATTTTTCTGGACAAATCCGCAAGCAGCGAACTGACCCGGTTCAAGAATCCGTGGCTGGTGGGATCGGTCGACTGGGATGACCGGATGATCCGCTCCGGTGTGGTCTGGCTGTGCCAGAAACTCGACAAGCCGATTCTGAAGCTGACCGATGAAGATTACACGGAAAACGGACTTGGCGAACTGGTGACCGAACACGGACCGGCCTACAACATCAATATCAAGATTTTCAACGAGGTGCAGCATACCATTACCGGATGGCCGGGCGGCAAACCTAACGCCGATGACTCCAACCGTCCCGAGCGTGCCGCACCGTTCCCGAAGCGGGTGCTTGTTTTCAGCCCGCACCCTGATGATGACGTGATCTCCATGGGCGGTACATTCCTGCGGCTGATCGATCAGGGCCATGAGGTGCATGTTGCCTACCAGACTTCCGGCAACATTGCCGTGCTGGACGAAGATGCCGTCCGTTTCGCTGATTTTGTGCGCGTGTATGCCAAAGAGTTTGACCTGAAAGGTGAGGAAGCCGAAAAGATATTCCGGAAAATCCAGGATTTTCTGAAGACCAAGAGGCCGGGGGATGTGGATATTCCGGAACTGCGTCAGATCAAGGGGCTGGTCAGGCAGGCAGAAGCCCGTGCCGCAGCCCACTTCTGCGGATTGCCGGATGAGCAGATCCATTTCCAGAACCTGCCGTTTTATGAAACCGGCCAGGTTCAGAAGAGCCCGCTGGGCGAAGATGATATTGCACTGACCAAGGCGCTGCTTGACAAGGTCAAGCCGCATCAGGTCTATGCCGCAGGTGATCTGGCAGATCCGCACGGAACCCACAAGGTCTGCCTGGATGCGGTCATGGAATCCATCCGCCGCTCATCGGACAAGTCATGGTACAAAGATTGCTTTGTGTGGCTGTACCGCGGAGCATGGCATGAGTGGGACATCGACCAGATTGAAATGGCTGTACCGATTAGTCCGGATGAGCTGGCCAGAAAGCGCCGGGCCATTTTCAAGCACCAGTCACAAAAGGATAATGTGGCGTTCCCGGGAAGTGACAAGCGTGAGTTCTGGCAGCGGGCCGAAGACCGCAACCGCGGAACTGCCGAGCTTTACGACAAGCTGGGCATGGCGGAGTATGAAGCCATTGAAGCGTTTGTCCGGTGGATTCCGGGCATCAAGGAAATCGTTTAA
- a CDS encoding S49 family peptidase, producing MRPLFAAVFFITVFALSAGFSAATAQNNSGNSESEPIQEVTVPEIGFERYHERNEFLMASPGAIRFGLYGYDNPAMLQHIHDPDFALHWTSDDFVGESSRFGAFLGTPGSSFSFVRNDLFGQEYRDYRVALGGGTDAASAGFAINWYRGDTDMLDLSTNVTFGTLFRPASRLSVGLTGTTTFDTEYSEAVADVAIRPLGTPLLTVFGDFAIDQDFRSISDGRWSAGAAFELMPGLRFTGRYIDDLGITAGIQFSLGRTGVSYQSHMDTDGNHRYNSYSIRAGALDRNIFDSYFRKNRNYVDIDARGSLPYQTFRFFDERKTYLKTLDQIHEAAKDPSVSGVVINTKRLSLDHAKSWEMRKALQDLRDSGKKVVVYIERGGMNTLHLASVADHVVMDPMGGLTIPGFVMGTTYIADLLESVGIGVDEFREMDYKSAFEALSRTEMSEADREQRERILDGMYDLVRTDVTSGRDITDEDFDALIDGGIALSPRDLLDAGIVDVLARDTDIDDIINELEGRRQDRIKPGQLYAYNKPRDDQWGPTNKIAVLYAEGPTMNETGIRARKLSEAIRDARRDRSVKAVVLRADSPGGDALASDLVAEEIRKTSEEKPVIVSMGAVAASGGYWISMYADTIVAAPNTITGSIGVIGGWLWDDGMSDHLRLHTDHVQRGKSADLGFGPTLPLVGLSLPNRPLADDEREALVGRMTGLYDQFIQKVADGRNAEFDEIKDVSAGRVWTGADAMERKLVDEMGSLYTAIEIAMEKAGLTADDKIEFVEGPDALPFSLGLLFRGVFGSEAPEVERKDPAREYLELMIENNATPLVIMPFEYFSWMYYLNPPQ from the coding sequence ATGAGACCACTGTTTGCTGCTGTTTTTTTTATAACTGTATTTGCACTGAGCGCCGGTTTCAGTGCTGCGACGGCACAGAATAATTCAGGCAACTCAGAATCTGAACCGATTCAGGAAGTTACCGTTCCCGAAATCGGATTCGAACGATATCACGAGCGAAATGAGTTTCTGATGGCCTCCCCGGGCGCCATTCGCTTTGGCCTCTACGGATACGACAATCCCGCCATGCTGCAGCATATTCACGACCCCGATTTTGCTCTGCACTGGACTTCTGATGACTTTGTCGGTGAATCCAGCCGGTTCGGGGCTTTTCTGGGAACACCGGGCTCCTCATTTTCCTTCGTCCGGAATGACCTTTTCGGCCAGGAATATCGTGACTACCGGGTCGCGCTGGGCGGCGGTACCGATGCGGCTTCAGCAGGATTTGCAATAAACTGGTACCGGGGTGATACCGATATGCTCGACCTGAGCACCAATGTCACATTTGGCACGCTTTTCCGTCCCGCTTCCCGACTTTCGGTCGGATTGACGGGTACAACCACTTTTGATACCGAGTATTCTGAAGCCGTTGCCGATGTGGCTATCCGTCCGCTCGGAACCCCGCTGCTGACGGTTTTCGGCGATTTTGCCATTGATCAGGATTTCAGAAGCATATCCGACGGCCGATGGTCTGCCGGTGCCGCATTTGAGCTCATGCCCGGCCTTCGCTTCACCGGCCGCTACATCGACGATCTGGGAATTACCGCCGGAATCCAGTTCAGCCTGGGCCGCACAGGGGTAAGCTACCAGTCCCATATGGATACCGACGGCAACCACAGATACAACTCCTACAGCATCCGCGCCGGCGCGCTGGACCGCAACATCTTCGACAGCTATTTCCGCAAGAATCGCAACTATGTGGATATCGATGCCCGCGGATCACTGCCGTATCAGACCTTCCGGTTTTTTGATGAACGGAAAACCTATCTCAAAACACTCGACCAGATTCATGAGGCAGCCAAAGATCCGTCGGTTTCCGGCGTAGTGATCAATACCAAGCGCCTGTCCCTTGACCATGCCAAGTCCTGGGAAATGCGCAAGGCGCTGCAGGATCTCCGGGATTCCGGGAAGAAAGTAGTGGTTTATATTGAGCGCGGCGGAATGAATACCCTGCATTTGGCCTCGGTCGCTGATCATGTGGTTATGGATCCGATGGGCGGCTTGACAATCCCGGGTTTTGTCATGGGCACCACCTACATTGCCGACCTGCTTGAATCCGTTGGCATCGGAGTGGATGAATTCCGTGAGATGGATTATAAATCCGCCTTTGAAGCGCTATCCCGCACGGAAATGTCCGAGGCTGACCGCGAGCAGCGGGAACGCATTCTGGACGGCATGTACGATCTGGTCAGAACCGATGTCACAAGCGGCCGGGATATTACCGATGAGGATTTTGACGCCCTGATTGACGGAGGCATTGCACTCTCTCCGCGCGATCTTCTGGATGCCGGTATCGTGGATGTACTGGCACGTGATACGGATATCGACGATATCATCAATGAGCTGGAGGGCCGAAGGCAGGATCGTATCAAGCCGGGTCAGCTCTACGCCTACAATAAACCCCGCGATGACCAGTGGGGGCCGACCAATAAAATTGCAGTGCTCTATGCCGAAGGGCCAACCATGAACGAAACCGGCATCCGGGCCCGCAAGCTTTCCGAAGCTATACGCGATGCCCGCCGCGACCGTTCGGTCAAGGCCGTAGTGCTGCGTGCCGACTCACCGGGCGGTGATGCGCTGGCCTCGGATCTGGTTGCCGAAGAAATCAGGAAGACATCCGAAGAAAAACCGGTTATAGTCTCAATGGGCGCTGTGGCGGCATCCGGCGGTTACTGGATATCCATGTATGCCGACACCATTGTGGCCGCACCCAATACCATTACCGGCAGCATCGGCGTGATCGGCGGCTGGCTGTGGGATGACGGCATGAGTGATCACCTGAGGCTGCATACCGATCATGTACAGCGCGGAAAGTCAGCCGATCTCGGATTCGGGCCCACACTGCCTCTCGTCGGGCTCAGCCTTCCGAACCGGCCGCTGGCTGATGATGAGCGCGAGGCGCTGGTCGGACGCATGACCGGGCTGTATGATCAGTTCATTCAGAAAGTAGCTGATGGCAGGAATGCGGAATTTGACGAAATTAAGGACGTTTCCGCCGGAAGGGTATGGACGGGTGCCGATGCCATGGAGCGGAAACTGGTCGATGAAATGGGCAGCCTCTACACGGCAATAGAAATTGCCATGGAAAAGGCCGGCCTGACTGCAGACGACAAGATCGAATTTGTTGAAGGTCCGGATGCCTTGCCGTTCTCGCTGGGATTGCTGTTCAGGGGTGTTTTTGGCTCGGAAGCCCCGGAAGTCGAAAGAAAAGATCCGGCCAGGGAGTACCTTGAGCTGATGATCGAAAACAATGCAACCCCGCTTGTCATCATGCCGTTTGAATACTTCAGCTGGATGTACTATCTGAATCCGCCGCAGTGA
- a CDS encoding DUF4434 domain-containing protein, with protein MKKVITGTFLDEITHDIPSQNWGPEEWARDFDNMKSVGIDTVILIRAGYGQQATFESGVLKKEMNTLPVYTDLVDLFLGEAERCGMDFFFGTYDSGTYWINGKYQKETDINRAFCDEVIEKYGHRNAFKGWYISHEINTFDEGMMNVYEQLSGHLKGLKDLPIFISPYVKGVKQFGEEAISLDQHVREWSEVFARLEGIVDIVAFQDGQVGLHELEDYLRVNGELAARHGLQSWSNVESFDRDMPIKFPPIAWPKMQYKMESALRSNVDKLITFEFSHFMSPNSMYPSAHTLFRRYLEWLDKQR; from the coding sequence ATGAAAAAAGTCATTACAGGGACCTTCCTGGATGAAATAACCCACGACATTCCGTCACAGAACTGGGGACCCGAAGAATGGGCCCGTGACTTTGACAACATGAAATCGGTCGGTATTGACACCGTGATCCTGATCCGCGCCGGCTATGGCCAGCAGGCAACTTTTGAATCCGGTGTTCTGAAAAAAGAGATGAACACCCTTCCGGTCTATACCGATCTTGTGGATCTGTTTCTGGGTGAAGCCGAACGATGCGGCATGGATTTTTTCTTCGGTACCTACGACTCCGGGACCTACTGGATTAATGGCAAATATCAGAAAGAGACCGACATCAACCGGGCATTCTGCGATGAGGTTATCGAAAAGTACGGGCACCGGAATGCATTCAAAGGATGGTATATCTCCCATGAAATCAACACCTTTGACGAGGGGATGATGAACGTCTATGAGCAGCTCTCCGGCCATCTGAAAGGCCTCAAGGACCTGCCCATTTTTATCTCTCCCTACGTCAAGGGCGTCAAGCAGTTCGGTGAAGAGGCCATCAGTCTGGATCAGCATGTCAGGGAATGGAGTGAGGTATTCGCCCGCCTCGAAGGGATCGTCGATATCGTTGCCTTTCAGGACGGGCAGGTGGGGCTGCATGAGCTGGAGGACTATCTTCGTGTCAACGGAGAGCTGGCAGCCAGACACGGTCTGCAAAGCTGGAGCAATGTAGAGTCATTCGACCGCGACATGCCCATAAAGTTTCCTCCCATCGCATGGCCGAAAATGCAGTACAAAATGGAGTCGGCCCTCCGGTCAAATGTGGACAAGCTCATTACATTTGAATTCTCCCATTTCATGAGTCCGAACTCGATGTATCCTTCGGCCCATACATTGTTCAGGCGGTATCTGGAATGGCTGGACAAACAACGATAA